In Paenibacillus kyungheensis, the following are encoded in one genomic region:
- a CDS encoding ROK family protein gives MGKHMKGVTSIKKAVYDRIAMQDDISKAEIMNEFQMTSSSLTRLLEEMTNEGWIMESGFGQSTGGRRPILYRINANFRYIFGLDISRIYSVLGLYDMRMQPLAMVRWSMDESMTPQRLVQHVQGQVAQMLAEQGIAPELVIGMGVGAVGPLSREQGKILNPLYFAAPGWKDVPLRRWLEEATGLSVTLENGANTALTGEHWMVRDEHIQHMLYVHVGTGLRSAMMSNGHVVHGAVDMEGSIGQMIIQTDGPRLHGAGNYGALEAFASVQALEQQVRARSKMGRDVWDGHVAVKPEAINFTTLVQSLETGNDYIKEIFAQSAAYMGIGLANLINILHPEKIILGGVLINSHDLFYNTAIAVAQQNIYYSNSYRPVFSKGILEENAVATGAAVMVWHEMEL, from the coding sequence ATGGGTAAGCATATGAAAGGCGTAACCTCCATCAAAAAAGCAGTCTATGACCGAATCGCGATGCAGGACGATATATCCAAAGCAGAAATTATGAATGAATTTCAGATGACTAGCAGTAGTCTAACCCGTCTGCTTGAAGAAATGACCAATGAAGGCTGGATTATGGAGTCTGGATTCGGTCAATCGACAGGTGGAAGACGACCGATTTTGTATCGAATCAATGCGAATTTCCGCTATATTTTTGGTCTGGATATTTCACGTATTTATTCGGTGTTAGGCTTGTATGATATGCGGATGCAACCGTTAGCAATGGTGCGTTGGTCTATGGATGAAAGTATGACACCTCAGCGGTTAGTTCAACATGTTCAAGGGCAAGTAGCACAGATGTTAGCCGAGCAAGGAATAGCACCAGAATTAGTGATAGGAATGGGCGTAGGTGCTGTAGGCCCGCTTAGTCGTGAGCAAGGAAAAATACTTAACCCCCTATACTTTGCCGCTCCGGGTTGGAAAGATGTTCCTCTTCGGCGCTGGTTAGAAGAAGCAACAGGATTGTCGGTTACGCTTGAAAATGGAGCCAATACCGCTTTGACAGGAGAGCACTGGATGGTGCGTGATGAACATATCCAGCATATGTTGTATGTGCATGTCGGTACAGGTCTACGGTCTGCGATGATGTCTAACGGACATGTCGTACATGGCGCTGTAGATATGGAAGGCTCAATCGGACAGATGATTATTCAGACAGACGGCCCGCGACTTCATGGTGCAGGTAATTATGGAGCGTTAGAAGCTTTTGCCTCGGTACAAGCATTAGAACAACAAGTTCGAGCACGTAGTAAAATGGGACGCGATGTGTGGGATGGACATGTAGCAGTCAAGCCGGAAGCGATTAATTTCACTACACTGGTACAATCGCTAGAAACAGGTAATGACTATATCAAAGAAATCTTTGCACAATCTGCGGCTTACATGGGCATAGGGCTGGCTAATCTGATCAATATTTTGCATCCTGAAAAGATTATTCTTGGCGGTGTACTGATCAATTCACATGATCTGTTCTACAATACAGCTATTGCGGTAGCTCAGCAGAATATCTATTATTCAAATAGTTATCGCCCTGTGTTTTCTAAAGGAATATTAGAAGAAAATGCAGTCGCTACCGGAGCCGCAGTTATGGTCTGGCATGAGATGGAGTTGTAA
- a CDS encoding VLRF1 family aeRF1-type release factor: MGFMENWKALQKYSANAAERFLTIYLNTEPTANTQPEWKLHLKNGFKKLAEYTEAGDERRHLDSLLALQSKVEERVENSRNDMKKGLIIVADSSGGLFFCEKVQIGLSNAFYYEAEPRLEELHAITSKCPAAGIVQLSSDSVTIIDSLLCEINNEYYFEWDIVNDEWRERPSQSTSDLKSTVNKQREDYKERWEVDQARWVKRLTPIIERMAREKQWEEIILSGEKAAASHVKEALHTTTPIHIVPKNLNNMKSREVLQEAYAVLQS; this comes from the coding sequence ATGGGATTTATGGAAAATTGGAAAGCACTTCAGAAGTACTCTGCTAATGCAGCAGAACGGTTTTTGACCATCTATCTGAACACCGAACCAACTGCCAACACCCAGCCGGAATGGAAGCTACACCTCAAGAACGGTTTCAAAAAGCTTGCTGAATACACTGAAGCCGGTGACGAACGTAGACATTTAGATAGCCTACTTGCTCTACAGTCCAAAGTCGAAGAACGCGTAGAAAACAGTCGGAATGATATGAAAAAAGGTCTGATTATCGTAGCGGATTCATCTGGTGGATTATTCTTTTGTGAAAAAGTACAGATTGGATTATCAAATGCTTTTTATTATGAGGCAGAACCACGTTTAGAAGAATTACATGCGATTACGTCCAAATGCCCTGCTGCGGGTATCGTGCAATTAAGCAGTGATTCGGTAACTATTATTGATAGTCTACTATGTGAGATTAACAATGAATATTATTTTGAATGGGATATTGTGAATGATGAGTGGCGTGAACGTCCAAGTCAGAGTACAAGCGATCTCAAGTCAACGGTGAACAAGCAACGTGAGGATTACAAAGAACGTTGGGAAGTTGATCAAGCTCGTTGGGTCAAACGATTGACTCCGATCATTGAACGTATGGCTAGAGAAAAGCAGTGGGAAGAAATTATTTTAAGCGGTGAAAAAGCTGCTGCTTCTCATGTGAAAGAAGCTCTGCATACAACCACACCGATTCATATTGTTCCTAAAAATCTAAACAATATGAAATCACGTGAAGTGTTACAAGAAGCTTATGCTGTTCTTCAATCGTAA
- a CDS encoding NAD(P)-dependent oxidoreductase: protein MKIAVIGATGKAGSLIVEEALSRGHEVTAIVRNASKVQNDKVNVIEKEVLDITTEDIKGYDILVNAYAAPQGQEESHITVGQSLINILKGAPDTRLIVVGGAGSLYVDDAHSVRLIDTPDFPDAYKPTASNQGKNLDDLKASSGIQWTFLSPAAFFDAQGPRTGSYTAGGEKMIVNNEGNSYISYADYAIAIVDEAEKAAHVNARFSVVGEAK, encoded by the coding sequence ATGAAAATCGCAGTTATCGGTGCAACAGGTAAAGCAGGATCATTGATCGTTGAAGAAGCTTTGAGCAGAGGACACGAAGTTACAGCTATCGTACGTAACGCTTCTAAAGTGCAAAATGACAAAGTAAATGTAATCGAAAAAGAAGTATTGGATATTACAACCGAAGATATTAAAGGATACGATATTCTAGTCAATGCTTATGCTGCTCCACAAGGACAAGAAGAATCTCATATCACTGTAGGTCAATCGTTGATCAACATTTTGAAAGGTGCTCCTGATACTCGCTTAATCGTTGTAGGTGGTGCAGGTAGCCTTTATGTAGATGATGCTCATTCTGTACGCCTTATCGATACACCGGACTTCCCTGATGCTTACAAACCAACAGCATCTAACCAGGGTAAAAACTTGGACGATTTGAAAGCATCAAGCGGTATTCAATGGACATTTTTAAGCCCTGCTGCCTTTTTTGATGCACAAGGCCCACGTACCGGTTCTTACACAGCGGGTGGAGAGAAAATGATCGTTAACAATGAAGGTAACAGCTATATCAGTTATGCTGATTATGCGATTGCAATTGTAGACGAAGCGGAAAAAGCAGCACATGTGAACGCACGCTTTAGTGTAGTGGGCGAAGCGAAGTAA
- a CDS encoding NAD(P)-dependent oxidoreductase — MKNIAWIGTGHMGLPMAHNLLKEGYTLHVYNRTSERAKPLERAGATLYATPAEATAQAEVVFVMLTKKDAIYDVLSGEQGILSQLRAGMYVINMSTISPEEAKAFAKQITDKGAIYVDAPVSGSVAPAEQGNLVILAGGQAEDIQACQPFFDILGKKTIHFGEIGHGSSAKLSINLLLGISTQAIAESLLIAERSGLQREQVLEMFGESAVATPLLAGKKDMFINNEFPAAFMLSLISKDLGLLTNEAKRLHVQLPLAEAADQTYREANENGKGELDLAAIWLELQERHPNQS, encoded by the coding sequence ATGAAAAATATAGCGTGGATCGGAACAGGGCATATGGGTTTACCGATGGCTCATAATTTGCTGAAAGAAGGATATACATTACATGTCTACAATCGCACCAGTGAGCGTGCGAAGCCGTTAGAACGTGCAGGAGCAACACTGTATGCTACGCCTGCCGAAGCGACTGCTCAAGCTGAAGTGGTATTTGTGATGTTAACCAAAAAAGATGCAATTTATGATGTATTAAGCGGCGAACAAGGCATTCTTAGTCAGCTACGTGCAGGTATGTATGTGATCAATATGAGTACGATCAGCCCTGAAGAAGCCAAAGCATTTGCGAAGCAGATTACAGACAAAGGCGCAATTTATGTAGATGCTCCGGTATCTGGCTCTGTCGCTCCAGCAGAACAAGGAAATCTGGTTATTCTTGCAGGAGGTCAGGCTGAAGATATTCAAGCTTGCCAACCGTTTTTTGATATTTTAGGTAAAAAAACGATCCATTTCGGCGAAATTGGTCATGGTAGTTCTGCCAAATTATCTATCAATCTATTGTTAGGCATTTCGACACAAGCGATTGCCGAATCACTATTAATCGCTGAACGTTCAGGACTGCAACGTGAACAAGTATTAGAAATGTTCGGTGAATCTGCTGTAGCCACTCCGTTATTAGCAGGCAAAAAAGACATGTTTATCAACAACGAATTTCCAGCGGCATTTATGTTAAGTCTAATCTCCAAAGATCTAGGCTTACTCACTAATGAAGCCAAACGATTACATGTACAATTGCCTCTAGCTGAAGCAGCAGATCAGACATATCGTGAAGCTAACGAGAACGGTAAAGGTGAACTTGATCTAGCCGCTATCTGGCTTGAATTGCAAGAACGTCATCCCAATCAATCATAA
- a CDS encoding DUF4132 domain-containing protein: MSERNYYGEYLEHLQSVTAELTGQQQQIAKCCVHFYEHTYISNSEDEVEQLKQILGVKSDQEHLSFEPLIEVVKHLSDQATADKFRYITEHATEYPYSVGYYRRPYRTNDISLHIEAILSQLVSLFFLNAYEFDLMTYLTDRNYPLNQDYRVQKDAIAIHIAYAWDHDQAEVKQALHDIIYGDNQTALFDRLMIEGMLMSHQPEAYQMISELLVAARLQEGLRQSIVEQLDEGTLEATMTILRTIIENDLIRYSSIVRALGTWTGINLEATNPRLSKQLIIQAYEALTDSSVREEWLSSENANHIYMSLWATAVHEEQDVYDRIQHLMNTGARYQKIVALYVLRNSQNKDLRLRIAQPHLAEEDDELRYWVLVNYDYECNYSWQTINDTSALQLVVPRTPLLEDKDVRRRDFEHFRHLFLSLNGREISFQSSVLDFVQVSYSADLPVRKMLYLAAYDMDEQWISEILQLKDKLSPDLRGAILQHYLSNTNAPEQRQFVFASLSDKSMSNRELALKQAKKLTLTDPELQNIENLLKLKTGSLRQGSIQLLLNQPADSLDATVERLIQSKSELQRLAGLETISELQSKPERSEQYERLLPLIEKISKPTAKEQVLIDKLGASEEYNETNGFGLFDPQMIDTWLKEKPEQPDFQLNRDVFTIEPKRITDFLQGLNDLIHEHRDHEYTVEYYSGYNETMLIGNRLDGGWYNRNEDVTTPQIERYPLPEVWQHYLQQSELPAEGILQLYLYTQAEMYEQTLRDLYSYFSDQMDYMELGKHTLLEGWRKTFIESIYPLEQILEVQTFYKNLPYRQQLDELIRAYLEDSDKQATFAMVRDALITMIYTFPQEKLQEESGLFKFLISPWRLLVRSRLYDQESSMQMFHIFYTLEFYYGQDGLLGTTDYARAYEWDKISDNEIYSKIMSSDLSRQFIRELTSQNIKYASHINLKEYPKMIPIRDNVLSRILEIELSRGELVTGVTSLAMNIERVEGTEIFIRILSNLQKETFVRGYIYGYGNSITKKETFSHLLKNTYPLEGEDEHKLESLLQQHPIDDKKLLEAAMYAPQWIELIAKHLGWKGLRSAAWYFHAHINETFSAEKETIVAHYSPISPQEFNDGAFDIVWFRQAYDELGAERFDILYECAKYISAGSNHRRSQLFADAVLGKLDLASIQQSVADKRNKDQLLAYSLIPLASGTKRDADIRQRYEFIQLFLKQSKTFGAQRRASEGTVSAIALDNLARNAGYTDVTRLQWDMESRKLDDLLSYFEPHEIEEGLNVSLVIDSEGQTSLTAIKQDKPLKSVPSRLNKNEYIIRLKEVKSELTDQYRRARQELERSMTNSTTFTADELIKLSHNPVLAPLVNSLVLQTDNKLGYIDGASSVLRSPDGTEHPLQLDDQVIIAHPVHLYESGQWSLYQRDLFDRQQRQPFKQVFRELYIPNEDEKANGTLSRRYAGYQIQPNKAVALLRGRGWTVSYEEGLQKVYYKENIIANLYALADWFSPADTEAPTLETVQFYNRATYEMLPFDQVSPLIFSEIMRDVDLVVSVAHVGGVDPETSLTTIEMRRVIVEESLRLLRIDNVQVEGNHARIKGSLGNYSVHLGSAIVYQQAASALHIIPVHSQHRGRLFLPFMDEDPRTAEILSKIVMLAQDNKIKDPQILAQLQPQQSS, from the coding sequence ATGAGTGAACGCAATTATTATGGTGAATATCTTGAACATTTGCAATCAGTGACTGCTGAACTAACAGGTCAACAACAGCAGATTGCTAAGTGCTGTGTACACTTTTACGAGCATACGTATATTAGTAATAGTGAGGATGAAGTCGAACAATTAAAACAGATATTAGGGGTGAAAAGTGATCAAGAACATTTGTCATTTGAACCTTTAATTGAAGTCGTGAAACATTTATCAGATCAAGCGACTGCGGATAAATTCCGTTATATTACAGAACATGCGACCGAATATCCGTATAGTGTAGGTTATTATCGTCGTCCTTATCGTACAAACGATATCTCTTTACATATAGAAGCTATCTTATCTCAACTTGTGTCTCTCTTTTTCCTGAATGCTTATGAGTTCGATCTGATGACGTATTTGACTGATCGCAATTATCCGCTAAATCAGGATTATCGTGTACAAAAAGATGCGATTGCTATTCATATTGCTTACGCATGGGATCACGATCAAGCTGAAGTGAAGCAAGCGTTACATGACATTATTTATGGAGACAATCAGACTGCTCTATTCGATCGCTTGATGATTGAAGGAATGCTGATGAGTCATCAACCTGAAGCATATCAGATGATTAGCGAGTTACTGGTAGCGGCTCGTCTGCAAGAAGGTCTACGTCAAAGTATCGTCGAGCAACTGGATGAAGGTACTTTAGAAGCGACGATGACTATACTTCGTACTATTATTGAAAATGATCTGATTCGTTACAGCTCTATCGTGCGTGCATTAGGAACATGGACAGGTATTAATCTGGAAGCGACCAATCCACGTCTATCCAAGCAACTCATCATACAAGCGTATGAAGCATTAACAGACAGCTCCGTACGAGAAGAATGGTTAAGCAGTGAGAATGCGAATCATATCTATATGAGCCTTTGGGCAACTGCTGTACATGAAGAACAAGATGTCTATGATCGGATTCAACATCTAATGAATACAGGAGCGCGTTATCAAAAGATTGTAGCGCTCTATGTTCTTCGAAATAGTCAGAATAAAGATTTGCGTCTACGCATTGCACAGCCTCATCTGGCTGAAGAAGATGATGAATTACGCTACTGGGTACTGGTGAACTATGATTATGAATGTAACTACTCATGGCAAACGATCAATGATACGTCCGCTCTTCAATTGGTTGTTCCTCGTACCCCATTATTAGAAGATAAAGACGTACGCAGACGTGATTTTGAACATTTTCGCCATCTATTTTTAAGTCTCAATGGACGTGAGATCTCATTCCAATCGAGCGTACTTGATTTTGTACAGGTGAGTTATTCTGCAGATCTGCCTGTCAGAAAAATGCTGTATCTAGCGGCTTATGATATGGATGAACAATGGATCAGTGAGATTTTGCAATTAAAAGATAAATTAAGCCCTGATCTACGGGGAGCTATACTACAACATTATCTTTCCAATACAAATGCACCGGAACAACGTCAATTTGTGTTTGCTTCGCTGTCTGATAAAAGTATGTCTAATCGGGAGTTAGCACTCAAACAAGCTAAAAAGCTTACTTTAACCGATCCTGAATTACAAAATATCGAAAATCTACTCAAACTCAAAACAGGTTCATTGCGTCAGGGTTCTATTCAATTGCTACTGAATCAACCTGCGGACTCATTAGATGCTACAGTGGAACGTCTGATCCAAAGTAAAAGCGAATTGCAACGTCTAGCTGGACTGGAGACGATCAGCGAATTACAAAGCAAACCAGAACGTTCTGAGCAGTATGAACGTTTACTTCCATTGATCGAAAAAATCTCCAAACCAACAGCCAAAGAACAAGTATTGATCGACAAATTAGGGGCTTCCGAGGAATATAACGAAACCAATGGCTTTGGATTGTTTGATCCGCAAATGATCGATACATGGTTAAAAGAAAAGCCAGAACAACCTGATTTCCAGTTGAATCGTGATGTATTTACAATTGAACCGAAGCGCATCACCGATTTTCTACAAGGATTAAATGATCTAATACATGAACATCGAGATCATGAATATACAGTCGAATACTATAGCGGTTATAACGAAACGATGTTAATTGGTAATCGACTCGATGGAGGTTGGTACAATCGTAATGAGGATGTAACAACGCCTCAAATCGAACGCTATCCTTTACCAGAGGTATGGCAACACTATCTACAACAAAGTGAACTGCCAGCAGAAGGTATATTGCAGTTATATTTGTACACTCAGGCTGAAATGTATGAGCAGACATTGCGCGATTTATACAGTTATTTCTCCGATCAAATGGATTATATGGAGTTAGGCAAACATACCTTATTAGAAGGCTGGCGCAAAACATTTATCGAATCGATTTATCCATTAGAACAAATCTTAGAAGTACAGACATTCTACAAAAATCTTCCTTATCGCCAACAATTAGATGAGCTGATCCGAGCTTATTTGGAAGATAGTGATAAACAGGCTACTTTCGCTATGGTTCGGGATGCATTGATTACAATGATCTATACGTTCCCGCAAGAAAAACTACAAGAAGAAAGTGGTCTTTTTAAATTTTTGATTTCACCGTGGCGTTTGTTAGTGCGCAGTCGTCTTTATGATCAAGAATCGTCGATGCAAATGTTCCATATCTTTTATACATTGGAATTTTATTATGGTCAGGATGGCCTACTGGGCACAACCGATTATGCACGTGCTTATGAATGGGACAAAATCAGCGATAACGAAATCTACTCCAAAATTATGAGCAGCGATCTGAGCCGTCAGTTTATTCGAGAATTAACATCTCAAAATATCAAATATGCTAGCCATATCAATCTCAAAGAATATCCTAAAATGATTCCGATACGAGATAATGTCCTCTCTCGTATTCTAGAAATCGAACTTAGCCGTGGAGAATTGGTAACTGGCGTGACTTCACTGGCAATGAATATTGAACGTGTAGAAGGTACTGAAATATTTATTCGTATTTTATCGAATCTACAAAAAGAAACGTTTGTACGAGGATATATTTACGGGTATGGCAATAGTATTACGAAAAAAGAAACGTTCAGTCATTTGCTCAAAAATACGTATCCTCTAGAAGGCGAAGATGAGCACAAGCTAGAGTCGTTACTTCAGCAACACCCTATTGATGATAAAAAGTTACTCGAAGCGGCAATGTATGCTCCGCAATGGATCGAACTGATCGCCAAACATCTAGGTTGGAAAGGTCTACGTAGTGCGGCATGGTATTTCCATGCGCATATCAATGAGACATTTTCGGCGGAAAAAGAAACGATTGTAGCTCACTATTCACCGATCTCACCACAGGAATTTAACGATGGTGCGTTTGATATTGTCTGGTTCCGACAAGCTTATGATGAATTAGGAGCAGAACGATTCGATATTTTATATGAATGTGCTAAATATATCTCGGCAGGTTCGAATCATCGTCGCAGTCAACTGTTTGCAGATGCTGTACTTGGTAAGCTTGATCTGGCATCGATTCAGCAATCGGTAGCCGATAAGCGTAACAAAGACCAGTTGCTGGCTTATAGCTTGATTCCACTCGCTTCCGGTACCAAGCGTGATGCTGATATTCGTCAGCGTTATGAATTTATCCAATTGTTCCTGAAGCAAAGTAAAACATTCGGTGCACAACGTCGTGCTAGTGAAGGCACAGTGTCTGCCATTGCTTTAGATAATTTGGCACGTAATGCAGGTTATACCGATGTTACCCGTCTACAATGGGATATGGAATCACGCAAATTGGATGATTTGCTCAGTTATTTTGAACCACACGAGATTGAGGAAGGACTGAATGTCTCTCTTGTTATTGATAGCGAAGGACAGACTAGCTTAACAGCGATCAAGCAAGATAAGCCGCTTAAGTCAGTTCCATCACGTCTGAACAAAAATGAATATATTATTCGTTTAAAAGAAGTCAAATCCGAACTGACCGACCAATATCGTCGTGCCCGTCAAGAATTAGAACGTTCCATGACGAACAGCACCACCTTTACAGCAGATGAACTGATCAAATTATCACATAATCCGGTTCTTGCTCCACTGGTCAACAGTCTGGTATTACAAACAGACAACAAGCTTGGTTATATAGATGGAGCATCTTCTGTATTGCGAAGTCCTGACGGCACAGAGCATCCGTTACAATTAGACGATCAAGTGATTATCGCTCACCCTGTTCATCTTTATGAAAGTGGTCAATGGAGTCTATATCAACGTGATCTGTTTGACCGTCAACAACGTCAGCCATTTAAGCAAGTATTCCGCGAATTGTATATCCCTAACGAAGATGAGAAAGCTAACGGTACACTATCTCGTCGTTATGCGGGTTATCAGATTCAACCGAACAAAGCGGTCGCTTTATTACGTGGAAGAGGTTGGACAGTGAGTTATGAAGAAGGATTGCAGAAAGTGTATTACAAAGAAAATATTATTGCGAATCTGTATGCACTCGCAGATTGGTTCTCACCTGCGGATACCGAAGCACCTACACTGGAGACTGTACAATTTTATAATCGTGCTACGTATGAAATGTTGCCATTTGATCAAGTATCGCCACTTATTTTCTCTGAAATTATGCGCGATGTTGATCTAGTCGTAAGTGTGGCTCATGTTGGCGGTGTAGATCCAGAAACAAGCTTAACTACGATTGAAATGCGTCGTGTGATTGTTGAAGAATCGCTACGTTTACTTCGTATCGATAATGTACAAGTTGAAGGCAATCATGCTCGCATAAAAGGAAGTCTGGGCAATTACAGTGTGCATCTTGGTAGTGCGATTGTGTATCAACAAGCGGCTAGTGCTCTGCATATTATTCCTGTACATTCTCAGCATCGTGGACGATTATTTTTACCATTTATGGATGAAGACCCGAGAACAGCAGAGATTTTGTCCAAAATCGTAATGCTTGCTCAAGATAATAAAATCAAAGATCCACAGATTCTAGCACAATTACAACCGCAACAATCTTCATAA
- a CDS encoding ATP-binding cassette domain-containing protein has translation MTLSPSPTYAVQFQHISKSFPSAQHARPVLDQINGNIEQGSITTLVGPSGSGKSTLLSLCNLLLTPDSGQLYIQGKEIQTWSITKLRRKVGIVFQDAPMVQGTALYNLQIAQRLHGIDIGDPSTLIEQVGLSAHVLHQQVQDLSGGQKQRLALARTLANQPQILLLDEITSALDPSSVREVEQLLLDIQRTSGITLIWVTHQMEQAQRVGQQTWFLMNGQLLEQRPTADFFAHPQTEEAQRFIKGELQ, from the coding sequence ATGACATTATCACCATCACCTACATATGCAGTTCAATTCCAACATATCTCTAAATCTTTTCCCAGTGCACAACATGCTAGACCTGTATTAGACCAGATTAACGGCAATATCGAACAGGGCTCGATCACCACACTGGTAGGCCCTTCCGGTTCAGGCAAAAGCACATTGTTATCGCTGTGCAATCTATTACTTACACCAGACTCCGGACAATTATATATTCAAGGCAAAGAGATACAGACATGGTCGATTACTAAATTACGCCGAAAAGTTGGCATCGTATTTCAAGATGCTCCGATGGTGCAAGGAACCGCACTTTACAATTTGCAGATTGCGCAACGATTACATGGGATTGATATTGGCGATCCTTCGACTCTTATCGAACAAGTAGGATTGTCTGCTCATGTGCTTCATCAGCAAGTACAAGACCTTTCAGGCGGGCAAAAACAACGGCTAGCTCTAGCGCGCACCCTTGCGAATCAACCTCAGATTTTACTGCTGGATGAGATTACTTCTGCACTTGATCCTTCTTCTGTACGGGAGGTTGAGCAATTGCTACTAGATATCCAACGCACATCAGGCATTACACTCATCTGGGTCACACATCAGATGGAACAAGCGCAACGTGTCGGACAACAAACATGGTTTTTGATGAATGGACAATTGCTAGAACAACGACCAACCGCAGACTTTTTTGCACATCCACAGACCGAAGAAGCACAGCGATTTATAAAAGGGGAACTCCAATGA
- a CDS encoding guanylate kinase → MSFSIVVFQGPSASGKSTLQARLGVPKIVTWTSRQPRAGEQDGVDYHFATREQIELMFRQGLMLEMSEYRNNLYGTSISSIEDAGKDGQVRSTVMDPPGAKLVKEKWGDRVLLIGVLADREQLAKRLFDRKVSIDEQKQRLQSYDQERAALSECDLIIHNSEGQLRTAEKVIDYIREGITRTARK, encoded by the coding sequence ATGTCATTTTCAATCGTTGTTTTTCAAGGGCCCAGTGCATCAGGTAAAAGCACATTACAAGCACGATTAGGAGTACCCAAAATTGTCACATGGACATCCCGTCAACCCAGAGCAGGCGAGCAAGATGGGGTTGATTATCATTTTGCGACTAGAGAACAAATTGAGCTTATGTTTCGTCAGGGATTGATGTTAGAAATGAGCGAATACCGTAACAATCTGTACGGAACTTCGATCAGTTCGATTGAAGATGCAGGAAAAGATGGACAGGTACGTTCGACAGTAATGGACCCGCCAGGAGCTAAGCTGGTCAAAGAAAAATGGGGCGATCGGGTATTGTTAATCGGAGTGCTAGCAGATCGTGAGCAACTGGCAAAGCGATTATTCGATCGTAAAGTGAGTATTGATGAACAAAAGCAACGTCTTCAGAGCTATGATCAGGAACGAGCGGCATTATCGGAGTGTGATCTAATTATTCATAATTCAGAAGGACAATTGCGTACAGCGGAAAAGGTAATCGACTATATTCGAGAAGGTATTACTCGTACAGCACGCAAATAA
- a CDS encoding ABC transporter permease, protein MTIIALTLSLCFVLFAVVLSRSFKLGLEKDVLIATLRATIQLLIIGYVLNFIFGLEQLWVVSLFLLVMITVASLNVSKKGKSVPYMTIKVFLTLVIVEIVTQALLLGFGIIPATARYIIPISGMIIGNSMILGSLLVTRLRSEVTLRQREIILLLSLGGTPRQAILPVLKSAVRSSMIPTIDGQKTLGLVQLPGMMTGQIIAGADPITAVRFQLLIVFTTMTSAIITSILLSLFIAPSLFNKQQQLQTEPLEQ, encoded by the coding sequence ATGACGATTATTGCATTAACGCTGTCTTTATGTTTTGTGTTATTTGCTGTAGTGTTGTCTCGTTCGTTCAAGTTAGGTCTGGAAAAAGATGTGCTGATCGCCACATTACGAGCCACGATCCAACTGCTAATTATCGGCTATGTGTTGAATTTTATTTTCGGCTTAGAGCAGTTATGGGTCGTCAGCTTATTTCTATTAGTGATGATCACTGTCGCGTCGCTCAATGTATCTAAAAAAGGAAAATCGGTTCCTTATATGACGATCAAAGTGTTTTTGACACTGGTGATTGTGGAGATCGTAACACAGGCGCTATTGTTAGGATTTGGGATTATTCCGGCAACAGCACGTTATATTATTCCAATCAGCGGTATGATTATCGGCAATTCTATGATTCTAGGCAGTCTATTAGTGACTCGGTTACGTTCGGAAGTGACGTTGCGACAGCGTGAAATTATTTTGCTATTGTCGCTTGGAGGTACACCCAGACAAGCGATTTTGCCGGTGCTCAAAAGCGCTGTTCGTTCCAGTATGATTCCAACGATAGACGGACAGAAAACACTCGGTCTGGTGCAGTTACCTGGTATGATGACCGGACAGATTATCGCTGGCGCTGATCCGATTACAGCAGTGCGTTTTCAATTGTTGATTGTGTTCACGACGATGACTTCGGCGATTATTACAAGTATTTTGCTTAGTTTATTTATTGCGCCTAGCTTGTTTAACAAACAACAACAGTTGCAGACCGAACCGTTAGAACAATAG